In Zygosaccharomyces rouxii strain CBS732 chromosome F complete sequence, a single window of DNA contains:
- the RAD54 gene encoding DNA-dependent ATPase RAD54 (highly similar to uniprot|P32863 Saccharomyces cerevisiae YGL163C RAD54 DNA-dependent ATPase stimulates strand exchange by modifying the topology of double-stranded DNA involved in the recombinational repair of double-strand breaks in DNA during vegetative growth and meiosis member of the SWI/SNF family) has translation MVKARLHSPPNGIGAGENPKLVPRSLNIQGSFAELTKPFKVPYKNNNKRNVENDNSVRRTRRRTGISYAGMDVDVDMSMNNVEEEEEEEERRVRADALSAHRLAQDPQRLSKIENTLRRSFTVPIKGYTQRHSLPLTLGTKKKVIPEPRPLHDPTDEFAIVLYDPTVDGDMERNDSLPVAPPSSSDSNSQTQINRVQLMTNGVRNKSLKELLGETETQSKKFPNIPVVIDPKLAKILRPHQVEGVRFLYRCVTGLVMKDFLDKELVTKGVENTTQEVNRGAYGCIMADEMGLGKTLQCIALMWTLLRQGPQGKRLIDKCIIVCPSSLVNNWANELDKWLGPGTLSPLAIDGKKSSLNNGSVSGAIHSWAQAQGRNIVKPVLIISYETLRRNTDQLKNCNVGLMLADEGHRLKNADSLTFTSLDSIDCSRRVILSGTPIQNDLSEYFALLNFSNPGLLGSRSEFRKNFEIPILKSRDADATDEDVRKGQEKLSQLSYVVSKFIIRRTNDILAKYLPCKYEHVIFVNLTPFQRELYKKNVESRDVKKLVKGVGGTQPLKAIGLLKKLCNHPDLVDFNEEIENLDEISIPDDYEWNSKRKDLQVKYSSKFSILERFLAKIRSESDDKIVIISNYTQTLDLIEKLCRQKRYGSVRLDGTMGINKRQKLVDRFNDPEGQEFVFLLSSKAGGCGINLIGANRLILLDPDWNPAADQQALARVWRDGQKKDCFIYRFISTGSIEEKIYQRQSMKLSLSSCVVDAKEDVERLFSADNLKQLFQFNDKTICETHETYHCKRCNKDGKQMARSQAMLYGDATTWNHLIHKDLEKTNDHLLRNEFNHKDISYVFQYISH, from the coding sequence ATGGTAAAGGCTCGTCTCCATAGTCCTCCTAATGGTATTGGTGCTGGTGAGAATCCTAAGCTAGTTCCTAGGTCCTTAAATATACAAGGATCATTTGCCGAGTTGACAAAACCTTTTAAAGTCCCTTACAAGAATAATAACAAAAGAAATGTCGAGAATGATAACAGCGTCCGTAGGACACGTAGAAGAACCGGAATATCCTATGCCGGTATGGATGTGGACGTGGATATGAGTATGAACAAtgtagaagaagaagaagaagaagaggagagACGTGTAAGAGCAGATGCACTGAGTGCGCATAGACTAGCTCAAGATCCACAACGACTCtctaaaattgaaaatacTTTAAGGAGATCCTTCACAGTTCCTATTAAAGGTTACACACAACGACACAGTCTCCCACTAACTTTAGGTACCAAGAAAAAAGTAATACCCGAACCAAGACCACTTCATGATCCAACTGATGAGTTTGCTATTGTCCTTTATGATCCCACTGTGGATGGTGATATGGAACGTAATGACTCGTTACCAGTAGCACCGCCATCAAGTTCAGACTCTAATTCACAGACCCAGATTAATCGTGTTCAGCTAATGACTAATGGTGTAAGAAATAAATCACTAAAGGAATTGCTTGGTGAAACCGAAACTCAATCgaaaaaatttccaaacaTTCCAGTAGTAATTGATCCCAAATTGGCTAAAATTTTAAGACCACATCAAGTGGAAGGTGTGAGGTTTTTATATCGATGTGTTACTGGTCTTGTCATGAAGGACTTTCTAGACAAAGAGCTTGTTACTAAGGGGGTGGAAAATACAACTCAAGAGGTTAATAGAGGTGCATATGGTTGTATTATGGCAGATGAAATGGGATTGGGTAAAACCCTTCAATGTATTGCATTAATGTGGACACTCCTAAGGCAAGGTCCTCAAGGTAAAAGACTTATTGACAAATGTATTATTGTATGTCCATCGTCCTTAGTTAACAATTGGGCAAATGAATTGGACAAATGGTTGGGACCCGGTACTTTATCACCGTTAGCGATTGATGGTAAGAAGAGCTCTTTAAATAATGGAAGTGTATCAGGCGCAATTCATTCATGGGCACAGGCACAAGGTCGTAATATTGTTAAACCGGTTTTAATCATTTCATATGAAACTCTAAGGAGAAATACAGACCAActcaaaaattgtaatgTGGGACTCATGTTAGCTGATGAAGGTCATAGACTGAAAAATGCTGATTCATTAACATTCACATCTTTGGATAGTATCGATTGTTCTCGTCGTGTTATTCTTTCTGGTACCCCCATTCAGAATGACCTTTCAGAATATTTTGCTTTATTAAATTTCTCTAATCCAGGTTTATTGGGATCAAGATCAGAATTTCgtaaaaattttgaaattcctATCTTGAAGAGTCGTGATGCTGACGCTACTGACGAAGATGTACGCAAGGGCCAAGAAAAACTATCGCAATTATCATATGtggtttcaaaatttatcattagaCGTACAAATGATATTTTAGCCAAATATTTACCTTGCAAATATGAACATGTTATATTTGTGAATTTGACACCATTTCAACGTGaactttacaagaaaaatgTCGAATCGAGAGATGTCAAAAAATTAGTCAAAGGTGTTGGTGGTACACAACCTTTAAAAGCTATtggtcttttgaaaaaattgtgtAATCATCCAGATTTAGTGGATtttaatgaagaaattgaaaatttggatgaaatATCAATACCGGATGATTACGAGTGGAATTCGAAACGTAAAGATCTTCAGGtaaaatattcttcaaaattttccatattGGAAAGGTTTTTAGCAAAGATCAGAAGTGAATCTGATGATAAGATTGTCATTATTTCTAACTACACTCAGACCCTTGATCTCATTGAAAAACTCTGTCGACAAAAGAGGTACGGTTCAGTGAGACTCGATGGTACTATGGGTATCAACAAGAGACAGAAACTAGTCGATAGGTTTAACGATCCCGAGGGTCAAGAATTTGTATTTTTATTAAGTTCTAAAGCCGGTGGTTGTGGTATTAATTTAATCGGCGCGAATAGATTGATTCTCTTAGATCCCGATTGGAATCCAGCTGCTGATCAACAAGCACTAGCCCGTGTTTGGAGAGATGGTCAAAAGAAGGATTGTTTCATCTACAGATTCATATCAACAGGTTCCatagaggaaaaaatttatcaacGGCAATCAATGAAATTATCGCTAAGTTCATGCGTTGTTGATGCGAAAGAAGATGTAGAAAGGTTGTTCTCTGCAGATAATTTGAAAcaattgtttcaatttaatgataaaaCTATTTGTGAAACCCATGAAACCTACCACTGTAAACGTTGTAACAAGGATGGTAAACAAATGGCTAGATCACAAGCGATGCTTTACGGTGATGCAACTACTTGGAACCATCTAATTCACAAAGATTTAGAGAAAACCAATGATCATTTACTGCGAAATGAATTTAATCATAAGGATATCAGTTATGTTTTTCAGTACATTTCTCATTAA
- a CDS encoding Zn(II)2Cys6 transcription factor domain-containing protein (some similarities with uniprot|Q12286 Saccharomyces cerevisiae YPR009W SUT2 Involved in sterol uptake homologous to SUT1): MSTSIPVLNRNHSLPPLLLPASRPVSGVGSSAETRQDPFSTGSNGKRSGSLEGLTQLATKRARIDATGGSDDGSNSVPLPLLFASPIPLVGSSAPKSGSVSSVSSMSSFSDSSASPHVGVMFGDYGIRDGVRRNSDYATATERKSSKLTPPPTAPCMTRERNSPRSSASGPSSGSGSNSSKRQRVGPSCDGCRLKKIKCDAHVEIVLQDPRVVSQISNKLHQVVSRDQVSQMDLKVDISNIPMDSVLVKHIDKIVMFKPCTSCNKRRASLDGSQGPLDGRNDNVTGGVCVFSKGFTRADINVFVKICKKVGGKPVQEMTVEDYHEAGF, from the coding sequence atgtcTACTAGTATTCCAGTATTGAATAGAAATCATTCTTTACCACCGCTCTTACTCCCGGCATCGAGACCTGTGAGTGGTGTTGGTAGTAGTGCAGAGACAAGACAAGATCCGTTCAGTACCGGCAGTAATGGTAAAAGAAGTGGTAGTTTGGAGGGATTAACCCAGCTCGCTACGAAAAGGGCTAGAATAGATGCTACTGGTGGTAGTGATGATGGTAGCAATTCAGTTCCGCTTCCATTGTTATTTGCTTCGCCCATTCCCCTAGTAGGTTCGTCGGCTCCGAAATCGGGATCTGTTTCTTCCGTTTCCTCTATGTCCTCCTTTTCCGATTCTTCTGCGTCTCCTCATGTCGGTGTTATGTTCGGTGATTACGGTATACGCGATGGGGTCCGCAGGAATAGTGACTATGCGACTGCGACTGAAAGGAAAAGTAGTAAAttaacaccaccaccaaccGCACCGTGTATGACTCGAGAAAGAAATTCTCCGAGGTCTAGTGCTAGTGGACCAAGTAGcggtagtggtagtaataGTAGCAAGCGTCAAAGAGTGGGACCAAGCTGTGATGGATGCCGGcttaaaaagattaaatgTGATGCGCATGTGGAAATCGTTTTGCAAGATCCAAGGGTTGTGTCACAAATTTCCAATAAACTTCATCAGGTGGTCTCTCGAGATCAGGTATCTCAAATGGATCTAAAAGTGGATATTTCGAACATTCCAATGGATTCTGTCTTGGTTAAAcatattgataaaattgttatGTTTAAACCATGTACGTCATGTAACAAGCGTCGCGCAAGTTTAGATGGAAGTCAGGGCCCACTGGATGGGAGAAATGACAACGTCACTGGTGGCGTATGTGTTTTCAGTAAGGGATTCACAAGAGCTGATATCAACGTTTTTGtcaaaatttgtaaaaagGTAGGTGGGAAACCTGTACAGGAAATGACTGTGGAAGATTATCATGAAGCTGGATTTTAA
- the YIP5 gene encoding Yip5p (weakly similar to uniprot|P53108 Saccharomyces cerevisiae YGL161C YIP5 Protein that interacts with Rab GTPases computational analysis of large-scale protein-protein interaction data suggests a possible role in vesicle-mediated transport): MSDGLDGVDDFGVNPFEETLPDTPLEEVPPEPIRNIEPEIAPKPIEEERPLAPGLLNYYSRYFQLTTADFRKRVLGSLSLRNEASPPDLYGPLWITATVVMSRFLGSGLFTLCIDGVFGGISTEVKDSSRQSWKLVHSAWLFYAYTLLTPFIAQKLLATNFIPLVSTYGYSNVTWIAGCLLLSVVDEFRRLGKNFVITIIEWVIVSLIALKRSYSLYNELEAGRKSLPLLVVDVAFCVAAKILLF; encoded by the coding sequence ATGAGTGACGGATTGGATGGCGTTGACGATTTTGGTGTAAATCCATTCGAGGAGACATTACCAGACACCCCCTTGGAGGAAGTTCCACCGGAACCAATTAGAAACATAGAACCTGAAATTGCTCCAAAgccaattgaagaagaacgtCCCTTAGCCCCAGGGTTACTCAACTACTATTCTCGTTATTTCCAATTGACCACCGCAGACTTTAGAAAAAGGGTACTAGGTTCATTATCGCTACGCAATGAAGCATCTCCGCCAGATCTCTACGGACCACTATGGATAACTGCAACTGTGGTCATGTCAAGGTTTTTAGGCAGCGGACTTTTCACGCTTTGTATCGATGGCGTATTTGGGGGAATTTCAACGGAGGTCAAGGATTCCTCTCGtcaatcttggaaattagTCCATTCAGCATGGCTATTTTACGCTTATACGCTGTTAACACCGTTCATTGCTCAAAAATTATTGGCAACAAATTTCATACCACTTGTCAGTACTTATGGTTATTCAAATGTAACCTGGATCGCCGGGTGTCTTTTACTATCAGTTGtcgatgaatttagaagattGGGTAAAAATTTTGTCATTACGATTATCGAATGGGTAATCGTTTCATTAATTGCATTGAAAAGGTCGTACTCGCTCTATAACGAATTAGAAGCCGGACGCAAATCTCTACCACTGCTAGTTGTCGATGTAGCGTTTTGCGTAGCGGCAAAAATACTGTTATTCTAA
- the BUD16 gene encoding putative pyridoxal kinase BUD16 (similar to uniprot|P39988 Saccharomyces cerevisiae YEL029C) — protein sequence MRLLATQSHVVHGYVGNKAATFPLQCLGWDVDCCNSVQFSNHTGYGLDKVRGNATTESQLDNTLQGVIQNFPHDYDALLSGYLPHAESIRLMGCHYAEYKRQNPHALWLLDPVMGDEGELYVSESVVPEYKRLIFGPDVGIDIITPNQFELELLHGSPVTTLSELNDVLHGMHRFIPIIVVSSLDTRLFNDPNNIFIAASQAGKPPVILRVPLIDSYFTGIGDIFSALLIDRIYKQRDELNLVSCVNDTLNVVQDVLKVTRDHSPRGVTMGSTLMKESELKIIECRDLYEGPGEEQGLQFKYKVLY from the coding sequence ATGCGTCTATTAGCAACGCAATCACACGTCGTACATGGATATGTGGGTAATAAAGCTGCGACTTTCCCCCTACAATGCTTAGGATGGGATGTCGACTGTTGTAACAGCGTCCAATTTTCCAATCATACTGGCTATGGATTGGATAAAGTTAGAGGTAATGCAACTACGGAATCACAATTAGATAATACTTTACAGGGAGTCATACAAAATTTCCCCCATGATTATGACGCATTATTATCTGGATATTTACCACATGCAGAATCAATAAGACTTATGGGATGTCATTACGCTGAGTACAAAAGACAAAATCCTCATGCGCTCTGGCTATTAGACCCAGTCATGGGAGATGAAGGTGAACTATACGTTTCTGAAAGTGTTGTGCCGGAATATAAAAGACTAATATTTGGACCGGATGTAGGAATCGATATTATTACGCCCaatcaatttgaattaGAACTTTTACATGGCTCTCCGGTAACAACTCTATCAGAATTGAATGACGTATTACATGGGATGCACAGATTTATTCCCATAATTGTAGTTTCTTCATTGGACACTAGGTTGTTTAATGATCCCAATAACATATTTATAGCCGCCTCTCAAGCTGGCAAACCGCCAGTGATCCTCCGAGTTCCTCTAATAGATTCTTATTTCACAGGTATTGGTGATATTTTTTCAGCACTTTTGATAGATAGGATTTACAAGCAACGCGATGAGTTGAATCTGGTTTCATGCGTTAACGATACACTTAACGTTGTGCAAGACGTATTGAAAGTGACAAGAGATCATTCTCCTCGAGGCGTTACAATGGGATCAACGTTAATGAAAGAATCAGAATTAAAGATCATTGAATGTAGGGATTTGTATGAAGGTCCTGGCGAAGAACAAGGACTTCAATTTAAGTATAAAGTTTTGTATTAG
- the VPS55 gene encoding Vps55p (similar to uniprot|P47111 Saccharomyces cerevisiae YJR044C VPS55 Vacuolar Protein Sorting YJR044c) — protein sequence MELKVSPLTKIISLSGFLALGFLLVILSCALFHNYYPLLDVLIFLLAPLPNSLFGKGSLDGADFMSENAGDAQDLGHFLTGLFVTSGVALPTVFYHCRLIGLMSCVMCTTGGLVIYSSIVVFSWFFRSSWEQDDALFS from the coding sequence ATGGAATTGAAAGTATCGCCATTGACTAAGATCATATCGCTATCGGGATTCTTAGCCCTAGGTTTCCTATTGGTAATTCTCAGCTGTGCTTTATTTCACAATTACTACCCCTTATTAGATGTGCTAATATTTCTATTAGCACCTCTGCCTAATTCATTATTTGGTAAGGGTTCATTAGATGGTGCAGATTTCATGTCAGAAAACGCAGGTGATGCTCAGGATTTAGGCCATTTCCTGACCGGTCTTTTCGTTACAAGTGGTGTTGCATTACCTACCGTCTTTTACCACTGTCGACTAATTGGATTAATGAGCTGTGTTATGTGTACCACTGGTGGTCTAGTCATCTATTCGAGCATTGTGGTATTCTCTTGGTTCTTCCGTTCAAGCTGGGAACAAGACGATGCCCTATTTAGCTAA